The following are from one region of the Gossypium hirsutum isolate 1008001.06 chromosome D03, Gossypium_hirsutum_v2.1, whole genome shotgun sequence genome:
- the LOC107950848 gene encoding tRNA 2'-phosphotransferase 1, which produces MFGNDFPVYPSPREQSAADGAQKQKLDDADKKIAVFFFHNSIPFSAAKSMEEADELCGTWEEKEDSSCTTSEISNLDSWSPKCWCINNHGKENAVRKDNKQRFSLLEENGEFLIRANQGHTVMTVESERLLKQILSADEVQFCVHGTYKRNLESILESGLKRMKRLHVHFSSGLPTDGEVISGMRRDVNVLIYLDVRKALEEGMKLYISDNKVILT; this is translated from the exons atgtttggtaatgattttcCAGTGTATCCATCGCCTAGAGAGCAGTCAGCAGCTGACGGTGCTCAAAAGCAAAAGCTGGATGATGCCGACAAAAAAATTGCTGTTTTCTTCTTCCATAATTCTATTCCTTTTAGTGCTGCTAAATCCAT GGAAGAAGCAGATGAGTTGTGCGGAACGTGGGAGGAGAAAGAGGACAGTTCATGTACTACCTCAGAAAT TAGTAATTTAGATTCTTGGTCTCCAAAATGTTGGTGTATAAACAATCATGGGAAGGAAAAT GCTGTCAGAAAAGATAATAAACAACGGTTTAGCCTTCTTGAGGAAAATGGGGAGTTTCTGATACGTGCAAACCAAGGCCATACCGTCATG ACAGTTGAGTCCGAAAGATTATTAAAACAAATACTTTCAGCTGATGAAGTGCAAT TTTGCGTACATGGAACCTATAAGAGGAATTTGGAATCAATTTTGGAGTCGGGTTTGAAGCGCATGAAAAGATTGCATGTTCACTTCTCAAGTGGCTTGCCGACTGACGGTGAAGTGATAAGTG GTATGAGACGAGATGTTAACGTTTTGATCTATCTTGATGTTAGAAAAGCTTTGGAAG AAGGCATGAAGCTTTACATTTCAGACAACAAAGTGATATTGACTTAA